TTTCCTTCCTAAAGGGTATTCACACTCAATTTATGCATTTATTAAAGAATTAATCCCTATAGGGAGGGTGCTTAAACTTTATGATAAAGAAGACCAAGAGCTTATTACTTTTAACAATTAAAAATAAGGAGATTTTATGCCTGATGGTGATAATGGAAAATTACTAGTTGACGAGATTGATACTATACAAATAAAAGACTTAAATAGAGTTGCTAGCGTCAATAATAGCGACCTATTACCAGTTGATGATGGTATTGCAAACCTTAATGCTATCACTTTTGAAAACTTCCTAAAGACCGTAAAGGACAAAACATTTAGAGGAGAGGGTTTAGGTGAGTTTAAACAAGTCATAAAAAGTACTATAGCTAGCGAACTAGCAAATGATGATAGTTTTGTTAATAGAGTGTATTCCAGCATACTAAGTAAAATATTAAACAATCAATCTAGTAGTATTAGCAATCTTTTTAGCAAAATTGAGTCGGAACTCAAGCGAAGTATCAAGGCGTACTCTAAAATGTCCTCTAGTGATAAATTACTCATAATGAGCAGTTACAACGAGTTACAAAAAGTACCACCACCTAAACAAATTATGGGTATACCATCAAGTTTTACAATTCAAAGAGCATCCAATAAAAGTAGATATCTATATCCCTATGAATATACAAGAAAATCACTTATCCTAGACTTAATAAACAATAAAGAAGTTACCTTAATGTTTGACGATGATGATCGAGATGAAGCTGTATATTTAGATATATTTCTTAGTGTAGAAACTGGTACAGTTGACAATGAAAGGAGTGTATACACTAAATATAGTGATGAAACGGGAAAATTAAAAGTATTTCATCTTCATAGTAGAAATGTTAAGTTCATGATATCTTTATTTTCTGGTTGGTATATGCATGAAAGGGTGCCTGGAACTACAGCGGTTGGCTATGTACCATTATTGTTAAAAATTTAGCAAAAGCTTGTTAAAATCTTTTGTTTAAATTTATTTGTTAAATTAAGGTTTTGATATAAGTTTACTGTTCATGTGGCTAATAGTAATAGGCTACCCTTTGGGTTTGCTTTACTATTACCTACTTTGGATTTTGAGGGTGTTTTTACGCCCTACAACTTCCGTATTTTAGTTAATTATTTAAAAATTAGAGGGCATAATGAATAACATAAATATCGCTGAATTATTAATGAATATCAATGAGATTAAGTTAATTGTCATATCTGCTTTTGTATTAGCTTTAGTATCACTACTAGTTATTTTATTTAAACCTGTGCTTAAGGACATTTTACATATTTTTATTTCTAAATTTAAGAATAAGGATGGGAAAGACTAAT
This is a stretch of genomic DNA from Candidatus Borreliella tachyglossi. It encodes these proteins:
- a CDS encoding BlyA family holin — its product is MNNINIAELLMNINEIKLIVISAFVLALVSLLVILFKPVLKDILHIFISKFKNKDGKD
- a CDS encoding DUF685 domain-containing protein; the encoded protein is MPDGDNGKLLVDEIDTIQIKDLNRVASVNNSDLLPVDDGIANLNAITFENFLKTVKDKTFRGEGLGEFKQVIKSTIASELANDDSFVNRVYSSILSKILNNQSSSISNLFSKIESELKRSIKAYSKMSSSDKLLIMSSYNELQKVPPPKQIMGIPSSFTIQRASNKSRYLYPYEYTRKSLILDLINNKEVTLMFDDDDRDEAVYLDIFLSVETGTVDNERSVYTKYSDETGKLKVFHLHSRNVKFMISLFSGWYMHERVPGTTAVGYVPLLLKI